A genomic stretch from Mycobacterium malmoense includes:
- a CDS encoding acetyl-CoA C-acetyltransferase, with protein sequence MSEEAFIYEAIRTPRGKQKNGSLNEVKPLSLVVGLIDELRRRFPDLDENLISDVILGVVSPVGDQGADIARAAVLAARMPDTVGGVQLNRFCASGLEAVNTAAQKVRSGWDDLVLAGGVESMSRVPMGSDGGAMALDPATNYDIGFVPQGIGADLIATIEGFSREGVDAYALRSQKKAAEAWSGGYFAKSVVPVRDQNGLLILDHDEHMRPDTTMEGLAKLKSAFEGLAALGGFDDVALQKYHWVERIDHVHTGGNSSGIVDGAALVLIGSEAAGKSQGLTPRARVVATATTGAEPTIMLTGPTPATRKVLDRAGLTIDDIDLFELNEAFASVVLKFQKDLNIPDEKLNVNGGAIAMGHPLGATGAMLLGTMVDELERRNARRALITLCIGGGMGVATIIERV encoded by the coding sequence ATGTCCGAAGAAGCCTTCATCTATGAGGCCATCCGCACACCGCGCGGCAAGCAGAAGAACGGATCGCTGAACGAGGTCAAGCCGCTGAGCCTGGTCGTCGGGCTGATCGACGAGCTGCGCAGGCGTTTCCCCGACCTGGACGAGAACCTGATCAGCGACGTGATCCTCGGCGTCGTCTCGCCGGTCGGTGACCAGGGCGCCGACATCGCCCGTGCCGCTGTGCTGGCCGCGCGGATGCCGGACACCGTCGGCGGCGTGCAGCTCAACCGGTTCTGCGCCTCGGGGCTGGAGGCCGTCAACACCGCCGCCCAGAAGGTCCGCTCCGGCTGGGACGACTTGGTCCTCGCCGGCGGCGTCGAGTCGATGAGCCGGGTGCCGATGGGATCCGACGGCGGCGCCATGGCGCTGGACCCGGCCACCAACTACGACATCGGATTCGTGCCGCAGGGCATCGGCGCCGACCTGATCGCCACCATCGAGGGCTTCTCCCGCGAGGGCGTCGACGCCTACGCGCTGCGCAGCCAGAAGAAGGCCGCCGAGGCGTGGTCGGGCGGCTACTTCGCCAAATCCGTGGTGCCGGTCCGCGACCAGAACGGTCTGCTGATTCTCGACCACGACGAGCACATGCGGCCCGACACCACCATGGAGGGCCTGGCCAAGCTGAAGTCCGCCTTCGAGGGCCTGGCGGCGTTGGGCGGCTTCGACGACGTCGCGCTGCAGAAGTACCACTGGGTCGAGAGGATCGACCACGTCCACACCGGCGGCAACAGCTCCGGGATCGTCGACGGCGCCGCGCTGGTGCTCATCGGCTCCGAGGCCGCCGGCAAGTCGCAGGGCCTGACGCCGCGGGCGCGCGTTGTGGCCACCGCCACCACCGGGGCCGAGCCGACGATCATGCTGACCGGTCCGACGCCGGCCACCCGCAAGGTGCTCGACCGGGCCGGGCTGACCATCGACGACATCGACCTGTTCGAGCTCAACGAGGCGTTCGCGTCGGTGGTGCTGAAGTTCCAGAAGGACCTCAACATTCCCGACGAGAAGCTCAACGTGAACGGCGGTGCCATCGCGATGGGCCACCCGCTGGGCGCCACCGGCGCCATGCTCCTGGGCACCATGGTCGACGAACTGGAGCGTCGCAACGCTCGGCGTGCGCTGATCACCCTGTGTATTGGCGGCGGCATGGGTGTCGCGACGATCATCGAGAGGGTTTAA
- a CDS encoding 3-hydroxyacyl-CoA dehydrogenase NAD-binding domain-containing protein, with product MADNTIQWDKDADGIVTLTMDDPSGSANVMNEAYIESMGKVVERLVAERDSITGVVITSAKKTFFAGGDLNGMINLGPEDAGQAFDLVERVKKDLRTLETLGKPVVAAINGAALGGGLEIALACHHRIVADVKGSQLGLPEVTLGLLPGGGGVTRTVRMFGIQNAFVTILAQGTRFKPAKAKEIGLVDEVLPTVEELVPRAKAWIKANPDAHEQPWDKKGYKMPGGTPSSPGLAAILPSFPSNLRKQLKGAPMPAPRAILAAAVEGAQVDFDTASRIESRYFAQLVTGQVAKNMIQAFFFDLQHINSGGSRPEGIGKTPIKKIGVLGAGMMGAGIAYVSAKAGFEVVLKDVSLEAAQKGKGYSEKLEAKALERGRTTQEKSKALLDRIKPAGDAADLKGVDFVIEAVFENQDLKHKVFQEIEDIVEPNAVLGSNTSTLPITGLATGVKRQEDFIGIHFFSPVDKMPLVEIIKGEKTSDETLARVFDYTLAIGKTPIVVNDSRGFFTSRVIGTFVNEALAMLGEGVEPASIEQAGSQAGYPAPPLQLSDELNLELMHKIAVATRKAVEGAGGTYVPHPAEAVVEKMIELGRPGRLKGAGFYEYVDGKRTRLWPGLREAFKSGSSRPPLQDMIDRMLFAEALETQKCLDEGVLTSTADANIGSIMGIGFPPWTGGSAQFIVGYQGPAGTGKEAFVARARELAAKYGDRFLPT from the coding sequence ATGGCGGACAACACAATTCAGTGGGACAAGGACGCCGACGGCATCGTCACGCTGACCATGGACGACCCGTCCGGGTCGGCCAACGTGATGAACGAGGCCTACATCGAGTCGATGGGCAAGGTCGTCGAACGCCTTGTCGCCGAAAGGGATTCGATCACCGGCGTGGTGATCACCAGCGCGAAGAAGACGTTCTTCGCCGGTGGCGACCTCAACGGCATGATCAATCTCGGCCCCGAAGACGCCGGGCAGGCTTTCGATCTGGTCGAGCGGGTGAAGAAGGATCTGCGCACGCTGGAGACGCTGGGCAAGCCCGTCGTGGCCGCCATCAACGGTGCCGCGCTGGGTGGCGGCCTGGAGATCGCGCTGGCCTGTCATCACCGCATCGTCGCCGACGTCAAGGGCAGCCAGCTCGGGCTCCCGGAAGTGACGCTGGGCCTGTTGCCCGGCGGCGGCGGGGTGACCCGCACCGTGCGAATGTTCGGCATCCAGAACGCATTCGTCACCATCTTGGCGCAGGGCACCCGATTCAAGCCGGCCAAGGCCAAGGAGATCGGTCTGGTCGACGAGGTGTTGCCGACGGTCGAGGAGCTGGTGCCGCGGGCCAAGGCCTGGATCAAGGCCAACCCGGATGCGCACGAACAGCCTTGGGACAAAAAGGGTTACAAGATGCCCGGCGGCACTCCGTCGTCGCCGGGGCTGGCGGCCATCCTGCCGTCGTTCCCGTCGAACCTGCGCAAGCAGCTCAAGGGCGCGCCGATGCCGGCTCCGCGGGCCATCCTGGCCGCCGCGGTCGAGGGTGCGCAGGTCGACTTCGACACCGCCAGCCGCATCGAGAGCCGCTACTTCGCGCAGCTGGTCACCGGGCAGGTCGCCAAGAACATGATCCAGGCGTTCTTCTTCGACTTGCAGCACATCAACTCCGGCGGGTCGCGGCCCGAGGGCATCGGCAAGACGCCGATCAAGAAGATCGGCGTGTTGGGCGCGGGCATGATGGGTGCCGGCATCGCCTACGTCTCGGCCAAGGCGGGCTTTGAGGTGGTGCTCAAAGACGTGAGCCTCGAGGCGGCCCAGAAGGGCAAGGGCTACTCCGAGAAACTGGAGGCCAAGGCGTTGGAGCGGGGCCGCACCACCCAGGAGAAGTCCAAGGCGCTGCTGGACCGGATCAAGCCGGCTGGCGACGCGGCCGACCTTAAGGGCGTCGACTTCGTGATCGAGGCGGTGTTCGAAAACCAGGACCTCAAGCACAAGGTGTTCCAGGAGATCGAGGACATCGTCGAGCCCAACGCCGTGCTCGGGTCCAACACCTCGACGCTGCCGATCACCGGTCTGGCGACCGGTGTCAAGCGGCAGGAGGACTTCATCGGGATCCACTTCTTCTCGCCGGTCGACAAGATGCCGCTGGTCGAAATCATCAAGGGCGAGAAGACTTCCGACGAGACCCTGGCCCGCGTGTTCGACTACACCCTGGCCATCGGCAAGACCCCGATCGTCGTCAACGACAGCCGCGGGTTCTTCACGTCTCGGGTGATCGGCACGTTCGTCAACGAGGCGCTGGCCATGCTCGGCGAGGGCGTGGAACCGGCGTCGATCGAACAGGCCGGTTCGCAGGCCGGCTACCCGGCGCCGCCGCTGCAGCTCTCCGACGAGCTCAACCTGGAGCTGATGCACAAGATCGCGGTCGCCACCCGCAAGGCGGTCGAGGGCGCCGGCGGCACCTACGTGCCGCACCCGGCGGAAGCCGTCGTCGAGAAGATGATCGAACTCGGCCGGCCCGGCCGGCTCAAGGGCGCCGGCTTCTACGAGTATGTCGACGGCAAGCGCACCCGGCTGTGGCCGGGGCTGCGGGAGGCGTTCAAGTCCGGGAGTTCGCGGCCGCCGTTGCAGGACATGATCGACCGGATGCTGTTCGCCGAGGCGCTGGAAACGCAGAAGTGTCTCGACGAGGGCGTGCTGACGTCGACGGCCGACGCCAACATCGGGTCCATCATGGGCATCGGCTTCCCGCCGTGGACCGGTGGTAGCGCGCAGTTCATCGTCGGCTATCAGGGCCCCGCCGGTACGGGCAAGGAGGCCTTCGTGGCGCGGGCCCGCGAGCTGGCCGCCAAGTACGGCGACCGCTTCCTGCCCACATAG
- a CDS encoding FAD-dependent monooxygenase, translated as MRILVSGASIAGPVLAYWLSRHGFEVTVVERAPTLRKTGGHAVDLFRPAMEISAQMGVLPRIEALATQTTRLTMYREGRPRPTEIDLTKIYRAASDRHVEIMRDDLSEIYYAAGRDDVEYLFGDSITTIEHDGEVTFEHAGGRRFDVIVGADGLHSNVRRLVFGEEAGLTRFLGGYLAVVSAPKALIDDAGMVGHVGVGRVAVIYTAAHLDDARVVFLFRSEQELTYDHRDTLRQKELLRGAFAGMHSQVDRWLEEIDRTPTFYFDAITQLRMDRWSRRRVTLVGDAGYCPGPAVGGSTSLAVVGAYVLAGELAKADGDHLRAFAAYELAMREPVRLSRAFARGAAKSIVPSSRVGVWALTRGAQLVSLMPGSLSRALAKLNTKGVRMHDSMPVPDYTVAADVGVRHEGNGLRWN; from the coding sequence ATGCGGATCCTCGTATCCGGCGCCAGCATCGCCGGGCCCGTGCTGGCGTACTGGCTGAGCCGTCACGGCTTCGAGGTCACCGTCGTCGAGCGCGCGCCGACGCTGCGCAAAACCGGCGGCCACGCCGTCGACCTGTTCCGTCCGGCGATGGAAATCTCGGCGCAGATGGGCGTGCTACCGCGCATCGAGGCGCTCGCCACCCAGACCACCCGGCTGACGATGTACCGCGAGGGCCGGCCGCGGCCCACGGAGATCGACCTCACCAAGATCTACCGCGCCGCCTCGGACCGGCACGTGGAGATCATGCGCGACGACCTCAGCGAGATCTACTACGCCGCCGGCCGCGACGACGTCGAGTACCTATTCGGCGACTCGATCACGACGATCGAGCACGACGGCGAGGTGACATTCGAGCACGCGGGTGGACGCAGGTTCGACGTCATCGTCGGCGCCGACGGGCTGCACTCCAACGTGCGGCGCCTGGTCTTCGGCGAGGAAGCCGGCCTCACCCGCTTCCTCGGGGGATATCTGGCGGTGGTGTCCGCGCCCAAGGCGTTGATCGACGACGCCGGGATGGTCGGCCACGTCGGGGTCGGCCGCGTGGCGGTGATCTACACCGCGGCACACCTGGACGACGCGCGGGTGGTGTTCCTGTTTCGCAGCGAACAGGAACTGACCTACGACCATCGGGATACGTTGCGGCAGAAGGAATTACTGCGTGGCGCCTTCGCGGGCATGCATTCCCAGGTGGACCGCTGGTTGGAGGAAATCGACCGGACGCCGACGTTTTATTTCGATGCGATCACGCAGCTGCGGATGGACAGATGGTCGCGCCGACGGGTCACCCTGGTCGGCGACGCCGGGTACTGCCCCGGCCCCGCGGTCGGCGGCAGCACCAGCCTTGCGGTGGTGGGCGCCTACGTGCTGGCCGGGGAGCTGGCCAAGGCGGACGGCGATCACCTGCGCGCGTTCGCCGCTTACGAGCTGGCGATGCGCGAGCCGGTGCGGCTAAGCCGGGCCTTTGCCCGAGGCGCCGCCAAGAGCATCGTCCCCAGCTCTAGAGTCGGAGTTTGGGCGTTAACCCGTGGGGCCCAACTCGTTTCGCTGATGCCGGGTTCGCTCTCCCGGGCGTTGGCGAAGCTGAACACCAAGGGCGTGCGGATGCACGACTCGATGCCGGTGCCGGACTACACCGTGGCGGCCGACGTGGGCGTGCGCCACGAAGGGAACGGTCTCCGCTGGAACTGA
- a CDS encoding TetR/AcrR family transcriptional regulator, which translates to MTRTPSETRQRIQDVARELFTQKGVQRTSLQDIADRLGITKPALYYHFSSREDLVRSILQPLIDEGERFIADRERARDATPRELLEGYFDYHFRHRGDLVLVVAELTTLADLGLIDQLLAWRDRLGKLVFGPSPTLEQSTRAVIAFGGLQDCCLQFPDTPYDELRHATVDGALAALGI; encoded by the coding sequence GTGACCCGGACGCCTTCCGAGACCCGCCAGCGCATCCAGGACGTGGCGCGCGAACTGTTCACCCAAAAGGGTGTGCAGCGCACCAGTTTGCAGGACATCGCGGATCGGTTGGGTATCACCAAGCCGGCGTTGTACTACCACTTCAGCTCGCGAGAAGATTTGGTGCGCAGCATCTTGCAGCCGTTGATCGACGAAGGGGAGCGGTTCATCGCGGACCGGGAACGCGCGCGCGACGCGACCCCGCGCGAATTGCTCGAGGGGTACTTCGACTACCACTTCCGGCATCGCGGCGACCTGGTGTTGGTGGTTGCCGAGTTGACCACGCTCGCCGATCTCGGCCTGATCGACCAGCTGCTTGCCTGGCGCGACCGGCTGGGAAAGCTGGTGTTCGGTCCCAGCCCCACACTCGAGCAGTCAACGCGCGCGGTGATCGCCTTCGGTGGCCTGCAAGATTGCTGCCTGCAATTCCCCGACACGCCCTACGACGAGTTGCGCCACGCCACGGTCGACGGGGCGTTGGCCGCGCTTGGAATCTGA
- a CDS encoding LLM class F420-dependent oxidoreductase produces the protein MRFGLFIPQGWRLDLVGIEPEKHWAVMRDLATYADDGGWDSLWVYDHFHTVPMPTGEATHEAWTLMAAYAATTSRIKLGQMCTAMSYRNPVYLAKVAATADIISGGRIQMGIGGGWYEHEWRAYGYGFPSARVRLGRLDEGVQIMRDAWRDGKVSFDGEHYQVDGAIVAPKPLQDNGISLWIAGGGEKVTLRIAAKYAQYTNFTPEPEAFARKSQVLAEHCRNLGTDFDAIVRSANFTALLGTSDADVKERLQRVRDRMVGYVPEAVADAMIAGGSGLDSATGTPEQVIERIAKVRDLGCEYAICYFPEAAYDRSGIELFEREVIPALS, from the coding sequence ATGCGCTTCGGTCTCTTTATTCCGCAAGGCTGGCGGTTGGATCTCGTCGGCATCGAACCCGAGAAGCACTGGGCGGTGATGCGCGACCTGGCGACCTACGCCGACGACGGCGGCTGGGATTCACTGTGGGTCTACGACCACTTCCACACTGTGCCGATGCCGACCGGCGAAGCCACGCACGAGGCGTGGACGTTGATGGCGGCCTACGCGGCGACCACCTCGCGAATCAAGCTCGGCCAGATGTGTACGGCGATGAGCTACCGCAATCCCGTGTACCTGGCCAAGGTGGCGGCCACCGCGGACATCATCTCCGGCGGCCGCATCCAGATGGGTATCGGCGGCGGCTGGTACGAACACGAGTGGCGCGCTTACGGTTACGGGTTTCCGTCGGCCCGGGTGCGGTTGGGCCGGCTGGACGAGGGCGTGCAGATCATGCGCGACGCGTGGCGCGACGGCAAGGTCAGCTTTGACGGCGAGCACTATCAGGTCGACGGCGCGATAGTGGCTCCGAAGCCGTTGCAGGATAACGGGATTTCGCTGTGGATCGCCGGTGGCGGCGAGAAGGTGACCTTGCGCATCGCCGCGAAGTACGCCCAGTACACCAACTTCACCCCGGAGCCCGAGGCGTTCGCGCGCAAGTCGCAGGTGCTGGCGGAGCACTGCCGCAACCTGGGTACCGACTTCGATGCCATCGTGCGATCGGCCAATTTCACTGCGCTGCTGGGCACGTCGGACGCTGACGTCAAGGAACGGCTTCAGCGGGTGCGCGATCGGATGGTCGGGTATGTGCCCGAGGCGGTGGCGGATGCGATGATCGCCGGCGGCAGCGGCCTGGACTCGGCGACGGGCACCCCGGAACAGGTGATCGAACGGATCGCCAAGGTCCGCGATCTTGGGTGCGAGTACGCGATCTGTTATTTCCCGGAGGCCGCCTATGACCGTTCGGGCATCGAATTGTTTGAACGCGAAGTGATTCCGGCGTTGAGCTAA
- a CDS encoding DMT family transporter: MDKADIAALLALGAALCVAIGDVLQQRATHRITDTSVGLIELFAKLLRNRRWRWGALMIVASIVFQAAALNQGSVLLVQALLVLSLLFALPISAALSRRRVTGREWIWAVVLTAAVTVIVTVGNPQPGSSRASLHTWAAVAVVLVPLLVGCLVAARIWGGALAAVLLAFVSGSLWGVFAVLTKGVVSALGDGVGAAARTPELYAWLAVAVGGFAWEQSAFRAGALTASMPTLQVSQPVVAALLGVVVLGETLDTGRVGMIALVAAALLMAVATAELARGDAVDAHNKAEANLPGAVGEPA, from the coding sequence ATGGACAAGGCGGATATCGCCGCCCTGCTCGCGCTGGGCGCTGCGCTGTGCGTCGCCATCGGCGACGTGCTTCAGCAACGTGCGACACACCGGATCACCGACACATCGGTCGGCCTCATCGAATTGTTCGCGAAGCTGCTCCGCAACCGACGGTGGCGGTGGGGCGCCCTGATGATCGTGGCGAGCATCGTCTTCCAGGCGGCCGCCCTAAACCAGGGTTCGGTGCTGCTGGTGCAGGCGTTGCTTGTGCTGTCGCTGCTGTTCGCGCTGCCGATTAGCGCGGCGTTGTCCCGCCGCAGGGTGACTGGCCGAGAGTGGATTTGGGCCGTCGTGCTGACGGCGGCGGTGACGGTGATCGTCACGGTCGGCAACCCGCAGCCGGGTTCCTCGCGCGCATCGCTGCACACCTGGGCCGCGGTGGCGGTGGTGCTGGTGCCGCTGTTGGTCGGGTGCCTGGTGGCTGCCCGGATCTGGGGTGGCGCCTTGGCGGCGGTGTTGCTCGCGTTCGTGTCCGGTTCGCTCTGGGGGGTTTTCGCGGTGCTGACCAAGGGAGTCGTCTCTGCACTCGGCGATGGCGTGGGGGCGGCGGCCCGCACACCCGAGCTGTATGCCTGGCTGGCGGTCGCGGTCGGGGGATTCGCGTGGGAGCAGTCGGCTTTCCGGGCCGGTGCCTTGACCGCGTCGATGCCGACCCTGCAGGTGTCGCAGCCGGTGGTGGCGGCCCTGCTGGGTGTCGTTGTTCTCGGCGAGACGCTGGACACCGGTCGCGTCGGGATGATCGCCCTGGTGGCCGCCGCGTTGCTGATGGCGGTGGCGACCGCCGAACTCGCGCGCGGTGACGCCGTCGACGCGCACAACAAGGCCGAGGCGAATCTTCCCGGTGCCGTCGGCGAACCGGCATAG
- a CDS encoding type II toxin-antitoxin system PemK/MazF family toxin translates to MTQPGDIFIVSLDPTQGHEQRGTRPVLIVSPTAFNRLTQTPVVLPITRGGNFARTAGFAVSLTDAGTRTTGVIRCDQPRAIDIGSRNGRKVERVPAAILDEVLAKLATLFS, encoded by the coding sequence CTGACGCAGCCCGGCGACATATTCATCGTTTCGCTTGACCCGACACAGGGTCATGAGCAGCGCGGCACACGCCCCGTGTTGATCGTGTCCCCGACCGCCTTTAACCGTCTAACGCAAACTCCGGTGGTACTGCCAATAACGCGTGGCGGAAACTTCGCCCGCACAGCAGGTTTCGCGGTGTCGCTAACAGATGCCGGCACCCGCACCACCGGCGTCATCCGCTGCGATCAACCCCGAGCAATCGATATCGGGTCACGCAACGGGCGCAAAGTTGAACGCGTTCCGGCCGCGATTCTCGATGAAGTACTGGCCAAACTTGCCACGCTCTTCAGCTGA
- a CDS encoding AbrB/MazE/SpoVT family DNA-binding domain-containing protein: protein MGGSVMLAVPPAVLDMLRLHAGSAVGLSVDAGHLIVEPQTRPRYTLDELLSQCDASADLTDEDRVWLDGEPVGGELL, encoded by the coding sequence GTGGGGGGTTCGGTCATGCTGGCGGTCCCGCCCGCGGTGCTCGACATGCTGCGGCTGCACGCCGGGTCGGCGGTTGGCCTGTCGGTCGATGCCGGTCACTTGATAGTGGAACCGCAGACGCGTCCGCGTTACACCCTCGACGAGCTCTTGTCACAGTGCGACGCCTCAGCCGACCTCACGGATGAGGATAGGGTTTGGCTCGATGGCGAACCCGTCGGCGGTGAGTTGCTCTGA
- a CDS encoding AbrB/MazE/SpoVT family DNA-binding domain-containing protein: protein MLAVPPAVLDMLRLHAGSAVGLSVDAGHLIVEPQTRPRYTLDELLSQCDASADLTDEDRVWLDGEPVGGELL from the coding sequence ATGCTGGCGGTCCCGCCCGCGGTGCTCGACATGCTGCGGCTGCACGCCGGGTCGGCGGTTGGCCTGTCGGTCGATGCCGGTCACTTGATAGTGGAACCGCAGACGCGTCCGCGTTACACCCTCGACGAGCTCCTGTCACAGTGCGACGCCTCAGCCGACCTCACGGATGAGGATAGGGTTTGGCTCGATGGCGAACCCGTCGGCGGTGAGTTGCTCTAG
- a CDS encoding type II toxin-antitoxin system VapC family toxin, which produces MADTPRSAEIAARLATDTDQAAPEIVDVEVLGVIRAQYLGGCLDGTAAGQAVADLRDWPGERFTHRWMLDRVWQLRDSVRGWDAFYVTLAEALDATLVTLDGRLARAHGPKCRIEVLGA; this is translated from the coding sequence GTGGCGGATACTCCGAGGTCGGCGGAGATCGCGGCGCGGCTCGCGACGGATACCGATCAAGCGGCCCCCGAGATCGTCGATGTCGAGGTGCTCGGTGTGATCCGCGCCCAGTACCTGGGAGGCTGTCTCGACGGAACGGCCGCCGGGCAGGCGGTGGCCGACCTACGCGACTGGCCAGGTGAGCGGTTTACTCACCGATGGATGCTCGACCGGGTGTGGCAACTGCGGGATTCCGTCCGTGGATGGGATGCGTTCTATGTCACCCTTGCCGAGGCGCTGGACGCAACTCTGGTCACGCTGGACGGCAGGCTTGCGCGCGCGCACGGCCCGAAGTGTCGGATCGAAGTGCTCGGCGCTTAG
- a CDS encoding helix-turn-helix transcriptional regulator, with protein MQLAETACRAGESAGLTQTELARRMGTTQSAIAAIETGARTPTVKLLERLARARGGRLTIRIDAAQVVWSVSSSGFVTRRRWRRVCAGGIEPAPTAQLFASGAATTAVSTPSQQRPDELPGETAKRRALRSDTSGRARAQACRPA; from the coding sequence ATGCAACTCGCCGAAACAGCCTGTCGCGCAGGTGAATCCGCCGGCCTAACTCAAACAGAGCTGGCACGGCGAATGGGAACAACGCAGTCAGCGATCGCCGCGATCGAAACGGGCGCCCGCACACCGACAGTCAAACTTCTCGAAAGACTCGCCCGCGCGCGCGGAGGGCGACTCACGATTCGGATCGACGCCGCCCAAGTGGTCTGGTCCGTAAGTTCGTCGGGGTTTGTGACCAGACGCCGGTGGCGCCGAGTCTGCGCTGGTGGCATCGAGCCTGCGCCCACGGCTCAGCTTTTCGCCTCGGGCGCCGCAACCACCGCAGTCTCGACGCCCAGCCAACAGCGCCCCGACGAACTTCCGGGCGAGACCGCTAAGCGCCGAGCACTTCGATCCGACACTTCGGGCCGTGCGCGCGCGCAAGCCTGCCGTCCAGCGTGA
- a CDS encoding DUF6431 domain-containing protein encodes MIVARTAELVEDNLAAGTLRCPRCDGRLAKWGFGRHRTVRSHGTATVTLQPRRVRCLACESTHVALPTAFQVRHVDTTAVIGDALLHKANGLGYRRIAARLHRPESTVRRWAMPRRTRAPAVDVPARCTATDRGSARRLS; translated from the coding sequence GTGATCGTCGCCCGGACCGCCGAGTTGGTCGAAGACAATCTCGCCGCCGGGACGCTGCGCTGTCCACGATGCGATGGCCGGCTCGCCAAGTGGGGATTCGGACGGCACCGCACGGTCCGCTCGCACGGCACGGCGACGGTGACGCTACAGCCCAGGCGGGTGCGCTGCCTGGCCTGCGAATCCACTCACGTCGCGTTGCCGACGGCGTTTCAGGTGCGCCACGTCGACACCACAGCGGTGATCGGGGATGCGCTGCTGCATAAGGCTAACGGTCTGGGGTATCGACGCATTGCCGCCCGGCTGCACCGGCCCGAATCGACCGTGCGGCGCTGGGCTATGCCGCGCCGCACCCGCGCACCTGCGGTGGATGTTCCAGCGCGGTGTACAGCGACTGATCGAGGTAGCGCCCGACGCCTTAGCTGA